A region of Moorena producens PAL-8-15-08-1 DNA encodes the following proteins:
- a CDS encoding MerR family DNA-binding transcriptional regulator — MSPKEAARRLGVSIDSLRRWEAAGKIQAIRTPSGQRRFDINSYVPGAKPKRKTKPSSKKDRADQEPSLEEGILRQIAKGIVQYAQQMEKSRLYPYPSDLQLGVEKLQALCVKQNKTQPQGIPDFVTNWAQLAIKDWTIKINCPEDWKHVRFIEDQQPSGFCLELDGSYINPLERIQKEQMNEVFHKSAQDPNLYVAFRRFLVTNPVITKGDFDVQRFIKLKPLQQVLGNCYEEAPPSYKKEGKFYCCGHCGGLMHRTKDNQLKCENKHCAKQNKESIPFKFYSNDQVLWLKKGLRYFIHRPGCPEIRLEKQIKKLELEVKLYPERDKYDLHIVFPDQTIWAVDVKFWESAYNLAKNLKEPIPKLYKEPYNQAFFVFPDEIREYGDEYIQEFINHCPVKLNINKSQVMFEGEFMNAVEEKLKLCQQ; from the coding sequence ATAAGTCCCAAAGAAGCAGCACGACGCTTGGGTGTGAGTATAGACTCCTTGAGGCGGTGGGAAGCTGCAGGCAAGATTCAGGCAATCAGGACACCATCCGGCCAGAGGAGATTCGACATAAACTCCTACGTACCAGGGGCTAAGCCTAAGCGCAAGACAAAGCCCAGCTCAAAAAAAGACAGAGCAGATCAAGAACCGAGCCTTGAAGAAGGGATTCTACGCCAGATAGCAAAGGGAATAGTCCAGTACGCCCAGCAAATGGAAAAGTCGAGATTGTACCCTTATCCATCTGATCTGCAGCTGGGAGTAGAAAAGTTACAAGCTCTTTGTGTGAAGCAAAATAAAACCCAACCTCAAGGAATTCCAGACTTTGTCACTAACTGGGCGCAGCTTGCTATCAAGGATTGGACTATTAAAATTAACTGCCCAGAAGACTGGAAGCATGTTCGATTTATAGAAGACCAACAGCCTAGCGGATTTTGCCTTGAGTTAGACGGGTCATATATAAATCCATTGGAACGAATTCAAAAGGAGCAGATGAACGAAGTTTTTCATAAATCAGCACAAGACCCAAATTTATATGTAGCGTTTCGCCGTTTCCTGGTCACCAATCCTGTGATCACAAAAGGAGACTTCGATGTTCAACGATTTATAAAACTTAAGCCATTGCAACAAGTCTTAGGAAATTGCTATGAAGAAGCTCCACCATCGTATAAAAAAGAAGGAAAATTTTATTGCTGTGGTCACTGTGGCGGATTAATGCATCGTACCAAGGACAATCAATTAAAGTGTGAGAATAAACATTGCGCTAAACAAAATAAAGAATCAATTCCGTTTAAGTTCTATAGCAATGACCAAGTTTTATGGCTAAAAAAGGGTCTCCGATATTTTATTCACCGTCCTGGATGTCCAGAAATAAGACTAGAAAAGCAAATTAAAAAGTTAGAGCTAGAGGTTAAGCTCTATCCTGAACGTGATAAATATGACCTGCATATTGTCTTTCCTGATCAGACCATCTGGGCAGTTGATGTTAAGTTTTGGGAATCGGCCTATAACTTAGCCAAAAATCTTAAGGAGCCTATCCCTAAACTGTACAAAGAGCCATACAATCAAGCATTTTTTGTATTTCCTGATGAAATTAGAGAATACGGAGACGAGTATATTCAAGAATTTATCAATCATTGTCCAGTTAAATTAAACATCAACAAGTCTCAAGTAATGTTTGAAGGAGAGTTTATGAACGCTGTTGAAGAAAAACTAAAACTTTGCCAACAATGA